In a genomic window of Halostella litorea:
- a CDS encoding transcription initiation factor IIB: MSRLNTHRSGRRAEIEPENTETESDCPECGADQFVQSPDRGELVCDDCGLVVDEEAIDYGPEWRAFSHEERQQKSRVGAPTTETMHDRGLTTDIDWRNTDAKGRSIGSEKRGQLHRLRKWQRRIRTRDAGERNLKQALSEIDRMASALGVPRFVREIASVMYRKALEKDLIRGRSIEGVATATLYAACRKEGIARSLEEISEVSRVDRREIGRTYRYISQELGLEMKPVDPKQFVPRFCSELEVSESVRTRAREIVERTAKEGLHSGKSPTGFAAAAIYTASLDCDEKQTQRAVAEVAQVTEVTIRNRYQEQTAVLEGDA; encoded by the coding sequence ATGTCACGCCTGAACACCCATCGAAGCGGTCGTCGCGCGGAGATAGAACCGGAGAACACGGAGACGGAGTCGGACTGCCCCGAGTGCGGGGCCGACCAGTTCGTACAGAGTCCCGACCGCGGGGAGCTCGTCTGCGACGACTGCGGGCTCGTCGTCGACGAGGAGGCGATAGACTACGGGCCGGAGTGGCGGGCGTTCAGCCACGAGGAGCGCCAGCAGAAGTCCCGGGTCGGCGCGCCAACGACCGAGACGATGCACGACCGCGGGCTGACGACCGACATCGACTGGCGCAACACGGACGCCAAGGGCCGGTCGATCGGCTCGGAGAAGCGCGGCCAGCTCCACCGCCTCCGGAAGTGGCAGCGCCGCATCCGGACCCGCGACGCGGGCGAGCGCAACCTGAAGCAGGCGCTCTCGGAGATAGACCGGATGGCGTCGGCGCTGGGCGTCCCGCGGTTCGTCCGGGAGATAGCGAGCGTGATGTACCGAAAGGCCCTGGAGAAAGACCTCATCCGCGGGCGCTCCATCGAGGGCGTCGCGACGGCGACGCTGTACGCCGCCTGCCGCAAGGAGGGGATCGCCCGGAGCCTGGAGGAGATAAGCGAGGTGTCGCGGGTCGACCGCCGCGAGATCGGCCGCACGTACCGCTACATCTCCCAGGAACTCGGCCTGGAGATGAAACCGGTCGACCCCAAGCAGTTCGTCCCGCGCTTCTGCTCGGAGCTGGAGGTGAGCGAGAGCGTCCGGACCCGCGCCCGCGAGATCGTCGAGCGGACCGCCAAGGAGGGGCTCCACTCCGGCAAGTCGCCGACCGGTTTCGCCGCGGCGGCGATCTACACGGCGTCGCTTGACTGCGACGAGAAGCAGACCCAGCGCGCGGTCGCCGAGGTGGCGCAGGTGACGGAAGTGACGATCCGCAACCGCTACCAGGAGCAGACCGCGGTGCTCGAAGGCGACGCGTAG
- a CDS encoding dCTP deaminase/dUTPase family protein produces MTDDIASHVDGLLHEQTQVRDRGVDLTAAEVYEVTAPGRVDFGGSELTDAERTPHDRVRRNEGDDYEWWHLDAGQYLVEYNESVAGDAVLTVQPRCELRERGASHPTLTVAELGPVPLSVGGAGIRLKENARISTVVDAERR; encoded by the coding sequence ATGACCGATGACATCGCGAGCCACGTCGACGGCCTCCTCCACGAACAGACCCAGGTGCGCGACCGCGGCGTCGACCTGACCGCCGCCGAGGTGTACGAGGTGACCGCGCCCGGCCGCGTCGACTTCGGCGGCAGCGAACTGACCGACGCCGAGCGCACGCCCCACGACCGCGTCCGGCGGAACGAGGGCGACGACTACGAGTGGTGGCACCTGGACGCCGGCCAGTACCTCGTCGAGTACAACGAGTCGGTCGCCGGCGACGCCGTCCTGACGGTCCAGCCGCGGTGCGAACTGCGCGAGCGGGGCGCGAGCCACCCGACGCTGACCGTCGCCGAACTGGGGCCGGTGCCGCTGTCGGTCGGCGGCGCGGGGATCCGGCTAAAGGAAAACGCCCGGATCTCGACCGTCGTCGACGCCGAGCGCCGGTGA
- a CDS encoding MFS transporter — MAPRDRTADDGLGRALGALAVGWFLTLGARFLPPAILPQIRATFGIGDATAGVAISAIWVGYGLMQFPAGALADRVDERTLLSLSLVLAGASLAAIAGAPAFGVFLVACVLFGLGTGLFGPPRGIALSNLFAPTPGRAFGITLAAGSVGSAALPFVASVLTDRIGWRLAVGLLVPAFLGVAAATLRYVPADTGSGSDDGDDAASLRRTLGRALTDRQVLTAVAALTLMLFTFQALTAFLPTYLIRAKGVGQGVAGALFGVLFVAGAAAQLAGGDAVDRYGTRAVMVAVAVATALSLAALPLVGGLVPVAAVVVLLATQMAVQPVMNSYIIEALPPAGTGTAWGFLRTAFFLLGATGSTVVGVLSERGLLDESFYLLAGVTAVAVLLFVLLPAES, encoded by the coding sequence GTGGCACCACGGGACCGGACGGCGGACGACGGCCTCGGGCGGGCGCTCGGGGCGCTGGCTGTCGGGTGGTTTCTGACGCTCGGCGCGCGCTTTCTCCCGCCGGCGATCCTGCCCCAGATCCGGGCGACGTTCGGCATCGGCGACGCGACCGCGGGGGTCGCCATCTCCGCGATCTGGGTCGGCTACGGCTTGATGCAGTTCCCCGCCGGCGCGCTCGCCGACCGGGTCGACGAGCGGACGCTGCTGAGCCTCAGCCTCGTCCTCGCGGGGGCGAGCCTGGCGGCGATCGCGGGCGCGCCGGCGTTCGGCGTGTTCCTCGTCGCCTGCGTCCTGTTCGGCCTCGGGACGGGGCTGTTCGGGCCGCCGCGGGGCATCGCGCTCTCGAACCTGTTCGCGCCGACGCCGGGCCGGGCGTTCGGGATCACCCTCGCCGCCGGGAGCGTCGGGTCGGCCGCCCTGCCGTTCGTCGCCAGCGTCCTCACGGACCGGATCGGCTGGCGGCTCGCGGTCGGCCTGCTGGTCCCGGCGTTTCTCGGGGTCGCCGCCGCGACCCTGCGGTACGTCCCGGCCGACACCGGGAGCGGGTCCGACGACGGCGACGACGCGGCCAGCCTCCGGCGGACGCTCGGGCGCGCCCTGACCGACCGGCAGGTCCTGACCGCCGTCGCGGCGCTGACGCTCATGCTGTTTACGTTCCAGGCGCTGACCGCCTTCCTCCCGACGTACCTGATCCGGGCGAAGGGGGTCGGCCAGGGGGTCGCCGGGGCGCTGTTCGGCGTCCTGTTCGTCGCGGGCGCGGCCGCCCAGTTGGCCGGCGGCGACGCCGTCGACCGCTACGGGACGCGGGCGGTGATGGTCGCCGTCGCCGTCGCGACCGCGCTGAGCCTCGCCGCCCTCCCGCTGGTCGGCGGCCTCGTCCCCGTCGCCGCCGTGGTCGTCCTGCTGGCGACCCAGATGGCGGTCCAGCCGGTGATGAACTCCTACATCATCGAGGCGCTGCCGCCGGCGGGCACCGGCACCGCGTGGGGCTTTCTGCGGACGGCGTTTTTCCTGCTCGGCGCGACCGGGTCGACCGTGGTCGGGGTGCTCTCCGAGCGCGGGCTGCTGGACGAGTCGTTCTACCTGCTGGCGGGGGTCACGGCCGTCGCCGTTTTGCTGTTCGTCCTGCTGCCGGCGGAGTCGTGA
- a CDS encoding Tfx family DNA-binding protein — MPTAADTALTERQVEVLELREAGHTQREVAERLGTTASNVSAIERAAQENVSKARRTLELVRTLRSPVRFTVEAGTYFEDVVEAVYERGDEAGIKVDYCTPELNAHLYGELEAYVAESRLDTAVEVGLTEDGEVKVYADGA, encoded by the coding sequence ATGCCGACGGCCGCCGACACCGCGCTGACCGAGCGACAGGTTGAGGTGCTCGAACTTCGGGAGGCGGGCCACACCCAGCGGGAGGTCGCCGAGCGGCTCGGGACGACCGCCTCGAACGTGAGCGCGATAGAGCGCGCCGCCCAGGAGAACGTCTCGAAGGCCCGGCGGACGCTCGAACTCGTCCGGACGCTCCGCTCGCCGGTCCGGTTCACTGTCGAGGCGGGCACGTACTTCGAGGACGTCGTCGAGGCGGTGTACGAGCGTGGCGACGAGGCGGGGATCAAGGTCGACTACTGCACGCCGGAGCTGAACGCCCACCTGTACGGCGAACTGGAGGCGTACGTCGCGGAGAGCCGCCTCGACACGGCGGTCGAGGTCGGCCTCACCGAGGACGGCGAGGTGAAGGTGTACGCCGACGGGGCGTGA
- a CDS encoding extracellular solute-binding protein codes for MGRDERVGRRAVLAAAAGGVAGMAGCGAVSGEDAVSVLAAGSLQNALENGLPDRVDAAVRVEAHGSARAARLVADGAKDPDIVSVADAALFDGPLRPGWHAEFATNAVVLAYDPDSEGGRRIAEAGTEAWYRPLLSGAASLGRTDPDLDPLGYRTLFALELATDHYGTDADLRGAVPERDQVYPETQLLSQFETGGIDAAFTYRSMAVDRGYEFVALPAAVDLSDPALADRYAAATYELPGGKTVRGAPIRYASTLRRESSAATDAFEAHVAGGYLADFGFGVPENYPRYTGDVPDAV; via the coding sequence ATGGGACGCGACGAGCGGGTCGGACGGCGGGCGGTGCTGGCGGCCGCGGCGGGCGGAGTCGCCGGGATGGCCGGGTGCGGGGCCGTCTCCGGCGAGGACGCCGTCTCCGTGCTCGCGGCCGGCAGCCTCCAGAACGCGCTGGAGAACGGGCTCCCGGACCGGGTCGACGCCGCCGTCCGGGTGGAGGCACACGGTTCCGCCCGGGCCGCCCGCCTCGTCGCGGACGGCGCGAAGGACCCGGACATCGTCTCGGTCGCCGACGCCGCGCTGTTCGACGGCCCGCTCCGCCCGGGCTGGCACGCCGAGTTCGCCACCAACGCGGTCGTCCTCGCGTACGACCCCGACAGCGAGGGCGGCCGCCGTATCGCGGAGGCGGGGACCGAGGCGTGGTACCGGCCGCTGCTGTCCGGCGCGGCGTCGCTCGGCCGGACGGACCCGGACCTCGACCCGCTTGGCTACCGGACGCTGTTCGCGCTCGAACTGGCGACCGACCACTACGGGACGGACGCCGACCTCCGCGGGGCGGTGCCCGAGCGCGACCAGGTGTACCCGGAGACGCAGCTGCTGAGCCAGTTCGAGACCGGCGGGATAGACGCCGCCTTCACCTACCGGAGCATGGCCGTCGACCGCGGGTACGAGTTCGTCGCGCTCCCGGCCGCGGTGGACCTGAGCGACCCCGCGCTCGCCGACCGGTACGCGGCCGCGACGTACGAACTGCCCGGCGGGAAGACCGTCCGCGGCGCACCGATACGCTACGCGTCCACGCTCCGCCGGGAGTCGTCGGCAGCGACCGACGCGTTCGAGGCACACGTCGCCGGGGGGTACCTCGCCGACTTCGGCTTCGGCGTCCCCGAGAACTACCCGCGGTACACCGGGGATGTTCCCGACGCGGTCTGA
- a CDS encoding ABC transporter permease: protein MFPTRSEVAGRRIDPLSVILALGGVLLLYYLVPLVSLFVAQPPGAVWAQLTTPRVAGAVRTSLWAAVASTAVATAFGLPLAYWLARADGRAATLVTAAVVLPLVLPPVVSGMLLLTVVGPDTALGGLAAANGVSLTRSIVGVVLAQTFVASPFVVVTAKAAFEGVDRRLEHASRSLGKGRLTTFRRVTLPLSWPGVLAGMTLAFARSLGEFGATIMLAYYPRTMPVQIWVSFTTAGIERAFPVAVVLVCVAVGTLAALNALGSNPLA from the coding sequence ATGTTCCCGACGCGGTCTGAGGTCGCCGGCCGGCGGATCGACCCGCTGTCGGTGATCCTTGCGCTCGGCGGCGTGTTGCTGCTGTACTACCTCGTCCCGCTGGTCTCGCTGTTCGTCGCGCAACCGCCGGGCGCGGTCTGGGCGCAGTTGACGACGCCGCGGGTCGCCGGGGCCGTGCGGACCTCGCTGTGGGCCGCGGTCGCCAGCACGGCGGTCGCGACGGCCTTCGGCCTGCCGCTTGCCTACTGGCTGGCGCGGGCGGACGGCCGGGCCGCGACGCTCGTCACCGCCGCGGTCGTGTTGCCGCTCGTGCTCCCGCCGGTGGTCAGCGGGATGCTCCTGCTCACCGTCGTCGGGCCGGACACCGCGCTCGGCGGGCTCGCGGCCGCGAACGGCGTTTCGCTCACGCGCTCTATCGTCGGCGTCGTGCTCGCCCAGACTTTCGTCGCGTCGCCGTTCGTCGTCGTCACCGCGAAGGCGGCGTTCGAGGGCGTCGACCGGCGGCTGGAGCACGCGTCGCGCTCGCTCGGCAAGGGCCGGCTGACGACGTTCCGGCGGGTGACGCTCCCGCTGTCGTGGCCGGGCGTACTCGCCGGGATGACCCTCGCCTTCGCCCGGTCGCTGGGGGAGTTCGGCGCGACAATCATGCTCGCGTACTACCCGCGGACGATGCCCGTCCAGATCTGGGTGTCGTTTACCACCGCGGGAATCGAGCGCGCGTTCCCGGTCGCGGTCGTCCTCGTCTGCGTCGCCGTCGGCACGCTCGCCGCGCTGAACGCCCTCGGCTCGAACCCCCTCGCCTGA
- a CDS encoding ABC transporter ATP-binding protein translates to MLVVEDLTKAFDAFRLGPVDLTVGDEVLAVLGPSGCGKSTLLGLVAGTLDPDGGRVSLSGRRLDGRPPEERGVGVVFQDGALFPHMTARENVAYAGAAPERVADLATTLEVADVLDRPATALSGGERQRVALARALAADPDALLLDEPLANLDAPVRRRLRGALHETFAETGVPTVLVTHDRRVATAVGDRVAVLRDGGVEQVGTPSAVLDRPATPFVARFTGSENVFESRVVDRDADGVALAFGDATLRSTRDAPAGATVTACVRPARVRLVGGDAPEGANVLRGTVARWLHEGDEYRVTAAVDGAADHVTAAVPATAFERAGVERGATVRLAFDPAAVHLIEAA, encoded by the coding sequence ATGCTCGTCGTCGAAGACCTCACGAAGGCGTTCGACGCGTTCCGGCTCGGCCCGGTGGACCTGACGGTCGGCGACGAGGTGCTCGCCGTCCTCGGGCCGTCGGGCTGTGGCAAGTCGACGCTGCTTGGCCTCGTCGCGGGGACGCTCGACCCCGACGGCGGCCGCGTCTCGCTGTCGGGCCGCCGCCTCGACGGCCGCCCGCCCGAAGAGCGCGGCGTCGGCGTCGTGTTCCAGGACGGCGCGCTGTTCCCGCACATGACCGCCCGCGAGAACGTCGCCTACGCCGGGGCCGCCCCGGAGCGGGTCGCGGACCTGGCGACCACGCTGGAAGTGGCCGACGTGCTGGACCGTCCGGCAACGGCGCTGTCGGGCGGCGAACGTCAGCGCGTCGCGCTGGCCCGCGCGCTGGCCGCCGACCCCGACGCCCTCCTGCTCGACGAGCCGCTGGCGAACCTCGACGCGCCGGTCCGCCGCCGCCTCCGCGGGGCGCTCCACGAGACGTTCGCGGAGACCGGCGTCCCGACGGTGCTCGTGACCCACGACCGTCGGGTCGCGACCGCGGTAGGCGACCGCGTCGCTGTCCTGCGTGACGGCGGCGTCGAGCAGGTCGGCACGCCGTCGGCGGTGCTCGACCGCCCGGCGACGCCGTTCGTCGCGCGGTTCACCGGGAGCGAGAACGTGTTCGAAAGCAGGGTAGTCGACCGCGACGCGGACGGCGTCGCGCTCGCGTTCGGCGACGCGACGCTCCGGTCGACGCGGGACGCCCCCGCCGGCGCGACCGTGACCGCCTGCGTCAGGCCGGCGCGGGTCCGGCTTGTCGGGGGGGACGCGCCCGAGGGCGCGAACGTCCTCCGGGGCACCGTCGCCCGCTGGCTCCACGAGGGCGACGAGTACCGCGTGACCGCGGCCGTCGACGGCGCGGCGGACCACGTCACGGCCGCGGTCCCGGCGACGGCGTTCGAGCGCGCCGGGGTCGAGCGCGGCGCGACCGTGCGGCTGGCGTTCGACCCGGCGGCGGTCCACCTGATCGAAGCGGCGTGA
- a CDS encoding nucleotidyl transferase family protein: MTDLETHYEAAVERRGYDPVDGPIGDLSASTCRHRFAFVGDADALAAATPAETLVSVGISPTGAPHVGTLGQVRSAVDLQRAGFDVRLTVADQVVYNAGGGDAATLRERAERYRAFALERGFDPERGRVVVQSEAADALRAATRLARRYDPDAGGDRWDERTAFEADLAAAYEAVESGGGDATAFSESLCGLLMAADNVAPLTDEFRAGYDRVLLSLGADNVGMARRFDDLRAAAGVDGRVVGLFSRLVPGVDGTPKMSKSIPGSGIRLDAPPERVRDRVTDPALDDGDAAESVVFGMVRLASPYDGDELDELRDARAAGDDRWRDAVREYADHLANAAEAWRCTGRA, encoded by the coding sequence GTGACCGACCTCGAAACCCACTACGAGGCGGCGGTAGAACGACGCGGGTACGACCCCGTCGACGGACCGATCGGCGACCTGTCGGCGTCGACCTGCCGGCACCGGTTCGCGTTCGTGGGGGACGCCGACGCGCTCGCCGCGGCGACGCCCGCGGAGACGCTCGTCTCGGTCGGTATCTCGCCGACCGGCGCGCCCCACGTCGGGACGCTCGGGCAGGTCCGGTCGGCGGTCGACCTCCAGCGCGCCGGCTTCGACGTCCGGCTGACGGTCGCCGACCAGGTGGTGTACAACGCCGGCGGGGGCGACGCCGCGACGCTGCGCGAGCGCGCCGAGCGGTACCGCGCGTTCGCGCTCGAACGCGGGTTCGACCCGGAGCGCGGACGAGTGGTCGTCCAGAGCGAGGCGGCCGACGCATTGCGCGCGGCAACCCGCCTCGCGCGCCGCTACGACCCCGACGCCGGCGGCGACCGCTGGGACGAGCGCACGGCGTTCGAGGCCGACCTGGCGGCCGCCTACGAGGCGGTCGAGTCCGGGGGCGGCGACGCGACGGCGTTCTCCGAGTCGCTCTGCGGGCTGCTCATGGCGGCGGACAACGTCGCCCCGCTGACCGACGAGTTCCGCGCGGGGTACGACCGCGTCCTGCTGTCGCTGGGGGCCGACAACGTCGGGATGGCCCGGCGGTTCGACGACCTCCGGGCGGCGGCCGGCGTCGACGGGCGGGTGGTCGGCCTGTTCTCCCGGCTCGTGCCGGGCGTCGACGGAACGCCCAAGATGTCCAAGAGCATCCCGGGGTCGGGGATCCGCCTCGACGCCCCGCCCGAGCGGGTCCGGGATCGGGTGACGGACCCGGCTCTGGACGACGGCGACGCCGCCGAATCCGTCGTCTTCGGCATGGTGCGCCTCGCGTCGCCGTACGACGGGGACGAACTGGACGAGTTGCGCGACGCCCGCGCCGCCGGCGACGACCGCTGGCGCGACGCCGTCCGCGAGTACGCCGACCACCTCGCGAACGCTGCCGAAGCCTGGCGGTGCACGGGCCGGGCCTGA
- a CDS encoding SDR family NAD(P)-dependent oxidoreductase gives MPAAVVTGSSRGIGRAIALRFAADGYDVAVNYHTNEAKAEEVADAVRERGQEAVAVGADVADPEAAARLVDRAADAFGGVDHVVNNAGIDQHVYTENLDPADFDRVMDVNVNSAFNVTKAALPHLRDSDDDPSATAVSSILAHTGAPIEVHYAASKGALLSLVRSHAEDFAPDVRVNAVAPGHVETDMTADRSPDEKREELADIPLDRYGRPEEIADAVAYLRDASFVTGETLNVNGGEEMR, from the coding sequence ATGCCAGCAGCAGTCGTCACCGGGTCGTCGCGCGGCATCGGTCGAGCGATCGCGCTCCGGTTCGCGGCGGACGGGTACGACGTGGCCGTGAACTACCACACGAACGAGGCGAAGGCCGAAGAAGTGGCGGACGCCGTCCGCGAGCGCGGGCAGGAGGCGGTCGCGGTCGGAGCCGACGTGGCCGACCCCGAGGCGGCGGCGCGACTCGTCGACCGCGCGGCCGACGCGTTCGGCGGCGTCGACCACGTCGTCAACAACGCCGGGATCGACCAGCACGTGTACACCGAGAACCTCGACCCCGCCGACTTCGACCGCGTGATGGACGTGAACGTCAACTCGGCGTTCAACGTCACGAAGGCCGCCCTGCCGCACCTCCGTGACTCCGACGACGACCCGTCGGCGACCGCCGTCTCGTCGATACTGGCCCACACCGGCGCGCCGATCGAGGTCCACTACGCCGCCTCGAAGGGCGCGTTGCTCTCGCTGGTTCGCAGCCACGCCGAGGATTTCGCGCCCGACGTCCGGGTCAACGCCGTCGCGCCCGGCCACGTCGAGACGGACATGACCGCCGACCGCTCCCCCGACGAGAAGCGCGAGGAACTGGCCGACATCCCGCTGGACCGGTACGGCCGCCCCGAGGAGATCGCCGACGCCGTCGCGTACCTGCGGGACGCGTCGTTCGTCACGGGCGAGACGCTGAACGTCAACGGCGGCGAGGAGATGCGGTAG
- a CDS encoding homing endonuclease associated repeat-containing protein: MTTEEEYLDALSEAARELGESPTKAQYEELGLRPASATILRVMGSWNAAKEAAGLETFERGSLNEGEVQPKPDDVDLSDREWRELSGYQRWYRKNRESEIRKKDRRRAELRRWLHVYKRDNCACERCGEGNPACLDFHHPGEKDLGISAMVVYGYSKANIGEEINRCTVLCANCHRKEHYSVPPGVGSADE, translated from the coding sequence ATGACGACCGAGGAGGAGTACCTCGACGCCCTCAGCGAGGCCGCGCGGGAACTCGGCGAATCGCCGACCAAGGCACAGTACGAGGAACTGGGGCTGAGGCCGGCGTCCGCGACGATCCTGCGCGTGATGGGTAGTTGGAACGCTGCGAAGGAGGCGGCCGGACTGGAGACGTTCGAACGGGGATCGTTGAACGAAGGCGAGGTACAGCCGAAACCGGACGACGTCGACCTGTCGGACCGGGAGTGGCGGGAGCTATCCGGGTATCAGCGGTGGTATCGAAAGAACCGCGAGTCGGAGATCCGGAAGAAGGACCGCCGACGCGCGGAACTCAGGCGGTGGCTGCACGTGTACAAGCGGGACAACTGTGCCTGTGAGCGGTGCGGGGAGGGAAACCCGGCCTGTCTCGATTTCCACCATCCCGGGGAGAAGGATCTCGGTATCTCTGCGATGGTCGTGTACGGGTACTCGAAGGCAAATATCGGGGAGGAGATAAACCGGTGTACCGTCCTCTGTGCGAACTGCCACCGCAAGGAACACTACTCGGTTCCGCCCGGGGTCGGCTCCGCCGACGAGTAG
- a CDS encoding GIDE domain-containing protein, which yields MGSPLAVGPFSNAMLIGAVLTVGFGAFGLVTLYRGVNDLGRGYRIMSNDPVDAGSVHLESGVVEVQGTAEPIDGTLDAAYTETDCLAYEYEEKHKHEDHDDDGNEREEWRTVDSGGDETPFYVTDDTGSVAVDPDGAEVSVHSDRVDSSIRVRKYEGRLDPGETVHVYGEKVDAADTADAPGDERVYIGDGGTAESFTISDTTENRTIMRYLGKGVATTVIGVVTLGAASVPTLTYTGHLSSVREFASQYLPLLLA from the coding sequence GTGGGTAGCCCGCTCGCAGTCGGCCCGTTCAGCAACGCGATGCTGATCGGGGCCGTCTTGACCGTCGGCTTCGGTGCGTTCGGCTTGGTCACGCTGTATCGGGGCGTGAACGACCTTGGACGGGGGTATCGCATCATGTCGAACGACCCCGTCGATGCGGGGAGCGTCCATCTGGAGAGCGGCGTCGTCGAGGTACAGGGGACGGCCGAACCGATCGACGGCACGCTGGACGCGGCGTACACGGAGACGGACTGCCTGGCCTACGAATACGAGGAAAAGCACAAGCACGAGGACCACGACGACGACGGGAACGAACGAGAGGAGTGGCGGACGGTCGACAGCGGCGGCGATGAGACGCCGTTCTACGTGACCGACGACACGGGGTCGGTGGCGGTCGACCCCGACGGGGCCGAGGTGTCGGTCCACTCGGACCGGGTCGATTCGAGCATACGGGTCCGGAAGTACGAGGGCCGACTGGACCCCGGCGAGACGGTCCACGTCTACGGCGAGAAAGTGGACGCGGCCGACACGGCCGACGCGCCCGGCGACGAGCGGGTGTACATCGGCGACGGGGGCACGGCGGAGTCGTTCACCATCTCGGACACGACCGAGAACCGAACGATCATGCGCTACCTCGGCAAGGGGGTGGCCACGACCGTGATAGGCGTCGTCACCCTCGGGGCCGCCAGCGTCCCGACGCTGACGTACACGGGCCACCTCTCGTCGGTCAGGGAGTTCGCGTCGCAGTACCTGCCGCTCCTCCTCGCGTGA
- a CDS encoding IMP cyclohydrolase — translation MYIGRFVVVGPDVAAYRVSSRSFPNRRIDEREGALTVGPTADAPETDNPYIAYNCARTVGDAAVLGNGSHVDPITEKVGLGYPARDALATALLSLDYEKDDYDTPRVAGVLTAEGAYVGIVRKDALLVEEVTEPTLVATYEKNSPEAFDFAAGDAAAAAREAYDLDFEHAVCAAGVARTDDGFETAVVNGDE, via the coding sequence ATGTACATCGGCCGTTTCGTCGTCGTCGGCCCGGACGTCGCCGCGTACCGAGTCTCCTCCCGGTCGTTCCCGAACCGCCGGATCGACGAGCGCGAGGGCGCGCTGACCGTCGGCCCGACGGCGGACGCCCCGGAGACGGACAACCCCTACATCGCGTACAACTGCGCCCGCACCGTCGGCGATGCGGCGGTGCTTGGCAACGGGTCGCACGTCGACCCGATCACCGAGAAGGTCGGCCTCGGCTACCCGGCGCGTGACGCGCTGGCCACCGCGTTGCTGTCGCTCGACTACGAGAAGGACGACTACGACACGCCCCGCGTGGCGGGCGTACTGACCGCCGAGGGCGCGTACGTCGGCATCGTCCGGAAGGACGCCCTGCTGGTCGAGGAAGTGACGGAGCCGACGCTGGTGGCGACCTACGAGAAGAACAGCCCGGAGGCGTTCGACTTCGCGGCCGGCGACGCCGCGGCGGCCGCCCGCGAGGCGTACGACCTCGACTTCGAGCACGCCGTCTGTGCCGCCGGCGTCGCGCGG